The Dehalococcoidia bacterium genomic sequence GCCGGGGCTCGAAATGCCCGCGGTAAAATGAGGGGGTTGCGTGTACTACTTTGCCTTCGCCTCGAACCTGAACCGCAAGCAAATGTCGGAACGCGCCCCGTCCGCCAAATCCCGCTTCAGCGCTACACTCCCCAACTATAAACTGATTTTTTCAGGCTGGTCGCGCACCTGGCGCGGCGCGGTGGCCAGCATTCAACAGTCCCGCGGCGACAGGGTGATGGGCGGGATTTATGAGATTAGCGAACAGGACTTGTCGCGCCTCGCCCGGTATGAAGGGACTGATTACACGACAGCAAACGTGATAGTCTTCCGGGACACCGGAGAGGCCGTCGAGGCGGTCACCTTCGTCCGGAAACGTCAGGGGGACGAAGGCAAACCTTCGCTTGAATATCTAGCGGTTATTAAACAGGGTTATATAGATTGGGACTTGACACAGGGTAGTGACAACAGAAATAACCGATATTAAAAGAAACAGAATACAACTAGGAGGCAACCAGCAATGGCAGATACGGGTTTAAAACTCAGCAAGAGAGTAGTCGTGGGTAAAAAGACGCGCTTCCTGCGCCGCGAGGGGCAGACCCCGGCGCATCTCTTCGGGCACGGCGTGGAATCTCTGGCGCTGCAATGCGATACGAGCGAGCTTCAGCAAGTCATCGCCCGGAAAGGCACCACCAGACTCATTAATGTCAAGGTTGGCGGCGAGAAAGAAGCGCGCAGCGTTTTTATCCGCGAAATTCAGCGCGACGCCCTCACCGGCTTGCTCGTCCATGTCGACCTCTACCAGGTCAACAAGTCAGAGAAAATCAAGGTGGCGCTACCCATCATTTTCACTGGCACTGCTCCGGCTATGAAACAGAAGAACAACATTATCGAGCATATCGTCAACGAGCTTGACGTCGAGAGTCTGCCCGACGACCTGCCTCCTCAGATTGAGGTCGACCTGAGCGTTCTAGCTGAGGTCAACCAGTCTATCTCCGTGCGCGACATCAAGCTCAAGCCGGGAGTGACCATCGTGGCGCCTCCCGACCAGCTTATCGTGAAAATCAGCCAGGTGGCTGAAGAGAAAGAGGAAGTGGTGGCTGTGGCCGCTGAGGCTGTCGCCGCTCCCACCGAGGCTGAGGGCGAAGTGGCTGCCGAGGGAGAAGCCAAACCCGAGGCCAAGGCCGAAAAGAAGAAGGAGTAAGAGAACACTTTTTCCCCACACAGATTTTGTTATGCCTGTCGCAGGCGGAAGTCAAACAGGGGAAGGTGGCTCTTTTCGAGCCACCTTCCTTTTTGTTTGTGCTATAATCCAGGCGTGTTAATCGATTCTCACACACACATTTTTTCACCGGAGGTCATAAGAAACCGGGAGCGTTACCTCCAGGCAGATGCCGGCTTTGCGGCGCTCTATAGCCGGCCTTCGTCCAGGCTTGTTACCGCGGACGAGCTGGTTGACAGCATGGACAAAAACGCCATCGACATGTCCGTGGTTTGCGGCTTCGGCTGGGCGCGGCAGGAACTCTGTAACGAAGCCAACGATTACATCCTCAATTCTATCGCCCGTTTTTCCAAGCGCCTCATGGGGATGGCCACTCTGCTGCCGGAAGCCGGTGATAGCGCCCTGCATGAGCTTGAGCGCTGCGTCAAAGGCGGTATTATGGGAATCGGCGAGATGAGGCCTACGCCTGCCAGTCTTGACACCCCATTTGACAGTCTATGGACACCTATCGCCAAATTCCTCATCGAACGCGGCTTGATATGCCTGTTTCACACTTCCGAACCGGTTGGACACCCCTATCCAGGCAAGGGAGACCTGACGCCGCAGGCGCTTTATCCGTTTATAACACGTTATCCGGGGTTAAAAATCATACTGGCGCACTGGGGCGGCGGCATGCCTTTCTACGCGCTCATGCCCGAGGTGAAAAAAGCTCTCGCCAATACCTGGTTCGACACGGCAGCCTCGCCGTTCCTCTACGACCCGGCGATATACAGGCAGGCCATAGACATTATCGGGGCCGAACATATCCTTTTCGGCAGCGATTATCCCCTGATGCCCCAAAGCCGCGCTCTGAAAGAAATCCAGGCTCTGAATATACCCCCGAAAGCCAGAGACCTTATCCTGGGACTGAACACGCAAAAGCTGCTGGGGTTAGCAGGTGGCTGAGAATAACGCGGAACAGGTGCGCGCTTTCATCGCCGTCGAGCTGCCGCAGGAAACCAAAAGTGAGCTAGCCCATCTCCAGGAGAAAGTGAAAGGGGCCTGCGGATACTGCCCCGCCAGATGGGGCGCCGTTGAAAACATTCACCTGACGCTGAACTTTCTCGGTGACGTTCCCCTGTCCAAGCTCGACGCTATCAAAAGCGCCGTCACTCAAGCCTGCCGCGGATTCGATACATTCGAGTTGACCCTGGCCGGTCTGGGCGCCTTCCCTAATCTGGAGAACCCGCGCGTCGTGTGGGTCGGATTAAACGGCAACGTCGAAGAGCTGTCTAAGATACAGAAATATCTCGAACATCTCCTCGCCGGGTTGGGGTTCAGTCCTGAAAACCGACCTTTCAGCCCCCACCTTACACTGGCGCGCGTGCGTGACGAAGCCTCCGCCGCCGACAAAAAGAGACTGGGGCAGGCCATAGGCTCCACCGCATGCGCGACCGATTGCAGGATTCAGGTCGGCTCGATCAGTCTGATTAAAAGTCAGCTTACACCGTCCGGCCCTATTTACACGGTCCTTTCTTCAGCTGTACTCGGTCACCAATCTTGAGCGAACGAGTCAGACTAGATTCATTTTTTTCGCTGGTCCAGCTTTTTTTTCGACCTCGGACATCCGTGCATCTAAGAATTCAATTTTTATGTGTTTAGCCTATTGCCAATTGTCGATGGGGTAGTGTATACTTCCCGCAAATCAAGGCTGGGAGGTGGATTCCGTGGAACAGTATGCTATGCCCAAGTGCCACAAGTGCCATGTGGGCGACCTCGTGCCCCTTTCGGACTTCGGCAGCCAGGGGGCTTCTATCACTTACAAAGCCTGGGTTTGCACCAATCCTGAATGCGGTTACAACATCAAAATCAGGAACGGCGATATTTATATCCACGAACCCATTATGAACGGGGCCAACAACGGACGCTCGCGCCAGAACATCGTAACCTAGTATCCGTCTCTCAACGCGAGGCCGCGTGCTGTATCGACTGGACCGCCTGGGAAAAGCTGTAACGGATTCCTTCTTCCCGCAGTTTTGCATAGGCTGCGGGCTCGAAGGCGAGGTAGTCTGCCCCGCCTGCCTGGCGAAGCTGCCGCGCCTTTCACCGCCTTTCTGTTCCCGTTGCGGCCTGCCTCAAACCGGCGGCCAATCCTGCCGCGACTGCGCCGGCCTCGACCTTGCCATTGACGGCATCCGTTCCCCTCTCACATTTCAAAAACTGACGCGCGAGGCCGTGCACCAGCTCAAGTACCGGAACATGAGGGTAATGGCCGCCCCCCTGGCCGCGGTGCTCCATGACTATCTGACGGAGAATCCGATTGATACTGATGTGTTTATACCGGTGCCGCTGCATCCTCAGAGACTGCGCGAACGGGGTTATAACCAGTCCCTTCTTCTGGCCCACCAGCTCGGAAAGCTTTGCGGCATTCCCGTGCGCTCCGACATCCTCAAGCGCCACGTCCACACGCCTCCTCAGGCAAGGACCGCCAGTTCTGTTGAAAGGCATCGCAATATGAGAGAGGCATTTAAGAGCCTGGATGGAAAAGTGAAGGACAAGAGGGTATTATTGATAGACGACGTGTCAACGTCCGGTGCCACCCTGGATGCCTGTGCCTCGGCTCTCAAGCGGGCGGGGGCGCTGTCTGTCTGGGGGTTGACCGTCGCCAGGGAAGTTTAGGGAAAGGAGTCGAATGTTATGGAAATGACTGTCAATACCCGCAACGTCACTCTTACCCCGGAACTGAAAAGCTACATCCAACGCAAGCTGGGCAAATTCGACAGCAAACTCGACAATATCATGGAAACCCGCATTGAGGTCATCGAAGAACCCACACGCTCATCCCTGGACCGCACCGTGATACGGGTCAGCCTCAGCGGAGCCAACCTTACGCTTCATGCCGAGGAACGGGCTGAGAACGTATTGACAGCCGTAGACCGGGCTTTCGATTCTATCAACAAACAAATAGATAAACAGAAGGGCAAATGGCAGGGCAAGGACAAAGGCGGGCAATCCATACGCGTAGAGTCATCGGAGGCGTCGCCAGCAGCCGGCCGCAAGCGCATCGCCCAGACGACCAATATGGGAATCAGGCCGATGTCGCTCTCCGAAGCCCTGGCCGAAGCGGACCTGCTCAAAGACGAACTGTTCGTTTTCATCGACACGGATAGCGGTGACAGAGCCGCTATCCTCAGGCGGCGGGCGGATGGCAGGTATGACCTTATCCGCACCGAACTGGAATAACCCTTCGACGACCAGGGTAGAACCAGCGCGAGAAGTCGCTTGTCCCAAAAAGAACGGAGATACCATGCTGAGCAAGGAAAACCATAGCCAGTGGCGCTATACCAGCTTCAAAACCGATTCAGGCTGGGTGGGAATGATTGTTTCCCCCGCGGGAATTGTGAGACTCACGCTGCCGCAGGCGACTGAAAAAGCGGCACTTGACGAACTGAACCCCGGTCCTGAAGCCGTTCGCATGAGCTTCGAGCGTTTCGACGAAGCGGTGTCCCGCATAAGAGATTACTTCAGGGGGAAACCTGTTGATTTCGGCGACAAGCTCGACCTGTCGTCAGGCACTGAATTTCAGAGAAAGGTCTGGTTGAGCTGCCGCGGCATTCCCTACGGCCAGACACGCAGTTACGGCTGGATAGCCGGGCAAATAGGCAAGCCCGGAGCCTCTAGGGCGGTGGGAAACGCGCTGGGCAAAAACCCCATACCGATTATTATTCCCTGCCACCGCGTTCTGGCCGCGGACGGGGGCATCGGGGGCTTCAGCGGAGAACCCCCTGCCAAACACCGCCTGTTGAAACTTGAAGGTATAAAGGTTAAGAACTCACCTCAACGGTGAAGACTTTTGTCTGTGCTGCCTTGGAATCCACCAAGCGCCCATAGCCCATTGTTATGGTTGTCTGACCTTTACCAAGCGCCTTGAAACGGAAATTCTCCACTCCACCCGAGCCCACCAGAACCGGCTCGTCCGCCTTGTAGCTTTTTTCAACCATTTGCAACCAGGAAGCCGGGCTCAGGGCATCCCAGGTATAGCCGGTGGTGGGATTGGCTTTAAGGGATATAGTGAATTCCTGGCCGACTTCTACACGGATAATTTTATCCGGGTCGGTATAGGTGGCGCCAGGGCTCGAAGCGGCACAGCCCGCTATAAGAAATAAAATCACCGAGAGAGAACAGAGCAGTATTTTATTCATAGCCACCTCCAATCGGCAGTATCTACTTATTAAACGCTCCATGAGGTAAAAGGTTACAGGAGGCGCTTTATGTTCCACTTCGCCTTTTCATGCTCTCCACCTCGGCCTCGTATTTTTGAATCAGCCCTTGGGCTGCGAAGCTGTAGTGGCTGTTGTCGCCGATGATGAGATGATCCAGCACATTGAGATTCATGACGCTCGAGGCGAGCACCAGTTCGCGCGTGATAGCTTTATCATCCTGGCTTGGAGCGGTATTACCAGAGGGGTGATTGTGGACGAAAATGAGGGCAGTGGCTTTGTGTTTAATCGCCCGTTCTATTACCTCCCGCGCGAAAACGGCGCTGGCGTTGACCGTGCCCTGGGAAATGGCCTCCGTCTCCAGCAACTCGTT encodes the following:
- a CDS encoding gamma-glutamylcyclotransferase, whose product is MYYFAFASNLNRKQMSERAPSAKSRFSATLPNYKLIFSGWSRTWRGAVASIQQSRGDRVMGGIYEISEQDLSRLARYEGTDYTTANVIVFRDTGEAVEAVTFVRKRQGDEGKPSLEYLAVIKQGYIDWDLTQGSDNRNNRY
- a CDS encoding 50S ribosomal protein L25, producing MADTGLKLSKRVVVGKKTRFLRREGQTPAHLFGHGVESLALQCDTSELQQVIARKGTTRLINVKVGGEKEARSVFIREIQRDALTGLLVHVDLYQVNKSEKIKVALPIIFTGTAPAMKQKNNIIEHIVNELDVESLPDDLPPQIEVDLSVLAEVNQSISVRDIKLKPGVTIVAPPDQLIVKISQVAEEKEEVVAVAAEAVAAPTEAEGEVAAEGEAKPEAKAEKKKE
- a CDS encoding amidohydrolase → MCYNPGVLIDSHTHIFSPEVIRNRERYLQADAGFAALYSRPSSRLVTADELVDSMDKNAIDMSVVCGFGWARQELCNEANDYILNSIARFSKRLMGMATLLPEAGDSALHELERCVKGGIMGIGEMRPTPASLDTPFDSLWTPIAKFLIERGLICLFHTSEPVGHPYPGKGDLTPQALYPFITRYPGLKIILAHWGGGMPFYALMPEVKKALANTWFDTAASPFLYDPAIYRQAIDIIGAEHILFGSDYPLMPQSRALKEIQALNIPPKARDLILGLNTQKLLGLAGG
- the thpR gene encoding RNA 2',3'-cyclic phosphodiesterase gives rise to the protein MAENNAEQVRAFIAVELPQETKSELAHLQEKVKGACGYCPARWGAVENIHLTLNFLGDVPLSKLDAIKSAVTQACRGFDTFELTLAGLGAFPNLENPRVVWVGLNGNVEELSKIQKYLEHLLAGLGFSPENRPFSPHLTLARVRDEASAADKKRLGQAIGSTACATDCRIQVGSISLIKSQLTPSGPIYTVLSSAVLGHQS
- a CDS encoding ComF family protein — encoded protein: MLYRLDRLGKAVTDSFFPQFCIGCGLEGEVVCPACLAKLPRLSPPFCSRCGLPQTGGQSCRDCAGLDLAIDGIRSPLTFQKLTREAVHQLKYRNMRVMAAPLAAVLHDYLTENPIDTDVFIPVPLHPQRLRERGYNQSLLLAHQLGKLCGIPVRSDILKRHVHTPPQARTASSVERHRNMREAFKSLDGKVKDKRVLLIDDVSTSGATLDACASALKRAGALSVWGLTVAREV
- the raiA gene encoding ribosome-associated translation inhibitor RaiA; the encoded protein is MEMTVNTRNVTLTPELKSYIQRKLGKFDSKLDNIMETRIEVIEEPTRSSLDRTVIRVSLSGANLTLHAEERAENVLTAVDRAFDSINKQIDKQKGKWQGKDKGGQSIRVESSEASPAAGRKRIAQTTNMGIRPMSLSEALAEADLLKDELFVFIDTDSGDRAAILRRRADGRYDLIRTELE
- a CDS encoding methylated-DNA--[protein]-cysteine S-methyltransferase; translation: MVSPAGIVRLTLPQATEKAALDELNPGPEAVRMSFERFDEAVSRIRDYFRGKPVDFGDKLDLSSGTEFQRKVWLSCRGIPYGQTRSYGWIAGQIGKPGASRAVGNALGKNPIPIIIPCHRVLAADGGIGGFSGEPPAKHRLLKLEGIKVKNSPQR
- a CDS encoding proteinase inhibitor-like protein; translation: MEHKAPPVTFYLMERLISRYCRLEVAMNKILLCSLSVILFLIAGCAASSPGATYTDPDKIIRVEVGQEFTISLKANPTTGYTWDALSPASWLQMVEKSYKADEPVLVGSGGVENFRFKALGKGQTTITMGYGRLVDSKAAQTKVFTVEVSS